In the genome of Mangifera indica cultivar Alphonso chromosome 9, CATAS_Mindica_2.1, whole genome shotgun sequence, the window TTTGTTGTCCAGACATCATCCTCTTGGTGTTTCGGGCACTAACAACTTGTTGGATTTGTTGGttgagaaaaattttcaaatccttTAGGGGAAAATGGTAAGTTTTTACAACTTAATTATAagggggaaattattagttttttaaattataaatgtaaaataatatagttttttagagtttagcatttaatgttaaaataacgattttaccctcatctctaatataaaattttagtagaAGTTAACTCATGAATAAGTATTGAGTATTTGAACTGTTGTGAGTAtttttttgagattgaattaaaactttggtggaaaattgtcctttgtTATGTATAGGGCCTAAgaatttattcccacccaaaatttactTTTACCCAACTTTcacccattaattttttaaaacttaattactCACGTGTTATccattaaagttaacaaaatcaattaatttaaagataaaatagttatttaatcattaatattaaaaaaaactaaaattttacctCAATTTCtatcttaaaccctaaaaaattaataatttatcctattgaaaagtttaaaaagttacatttcccTCTATTACATTTCCCTCTGTTACTTCCCTTGCTTCTCTGACAACTAAAATTGGCCAAAAACCTTTTCAACCTATCCTCTTTATCTGTCGCCAATGAACCTActtgaacaaaaacaaaaagatgcGAATCAACAGAGGACTAAACATATCCATGAAGGTCGTTGATGAacaaattgaccataatttggTCGGATTTAGAGGTTAAATATGGGATCTTGTAAAAGTAGTTTGGATATCTTGAATTTTGAATTGGGTAATCGAAAAATGTGAATGTAGACAAAATCAGAATTCTAGAAAAACATGTCACACGCTCATGTAAAGGGAATATACAATTATGTATATTTGGGGATGAACAGTCCTTGTGTAGAAGGAAAACCTACAAACGTGTTAAATTGGGATTAGGTACATGTCTGTGTGTTATGAGACACACAATGGTGTATCCTACCCCACGTTACATGCCTATGTATGTTAGAGACATGctcatatatttgtatttggAAACACACATACACCCTCATGCATGAAGGATACACCTTATGTATATTTTGGGAAATTTGGAAGTAGAGGTGTAAGAAGTTAGCAACATTATTATGGAGTTGTTATGCGCTTATATGATtatgaaaatgactattttaccgcTATGAGGGATGATtatgagaaaaacaaataataaggCCTAACGAAGGCGCATATGAGTAATAAGACCCTAGCGAAGGCTATTAAAGATATATTGGCCTTAATGAAGGCAATATGAGATGGAAATGTTGTGTTAGTGCTCAACTATTGTATTACGAcatgatgataaaaattattttgaaagtgTCAAACTGTGTATTTGACGACACAAAGAAATTTTAAAGGTGTCCAACTGTACGTTTGACAACATGAACTCTGACCGGAGTGATTCTGAGTCCAAAACTAAGAACAATGTATCAACTTATTTTGTGAAAGCACTAGAGGTAGTGTGTGTGACATTGATACCCATTTGATGGTTATGCATCAACGTTGGGTGCCTTAGCATCTACAATGTTCGTGCATGCACTAATGCTGAGTGTCTTAACATTTGGGATGCTTGTGCAATATTGGGAAAGGTTCAGGGTCTTAATCCTCTTGTAATATGATATCCATAGTTCGAAACCTAATCTACAAGTGTATTGGGTACACCTTATGAGTGACATATGAGATATCTTATGCTTTTACCGAACATTAAGGACATCGATATATATCATTGACATTATTTATTTGAGATGATATTGCCATTGGAGATTAGGCATTGGGCACTAAGATACTTCAGATGTGCATTCAAGATACTGGAAAAACATTTGAAATACCacaaagagattaaataaaGGACACTTACAagattatgattatttataatgTTGTGTACAAGGTGTCAATAGGTAACATACTTGTTGAATGTATTTCACTTACTGTGTTCCTTTTGTAGTTTATAGATAGGATTGTAGAGCAGTAGGATAGCAATGAGAGAACCAGTGAGTCAACTTGGAGCTACAAATGAGGCAGGGgcatttttagttattttacttattcgattatttttatgtattttggatTGGTTTATTATTACTAATGCATTATGGTTTTCATGATTTGGATTCAAGACATTGGAATATttaatatttggattttatattatgaatttaattaataaaggcaCCGTTTGGGGATTGTGGGAGTATTCTTACTTACCATGCATATTTGGTAttgtttttttgtatatattgtGAAAGAGTTTTGGGTTAACACCTCTCTTTGGCACATATTTTGAGTAGACGTATGTATTTAAAGAGGGGTGTTATAAATCTCTAACAAGGTATCGTGACTGTCAACCGATGAATTATTAGCATTGGCTTTTACCTATCCACAATATGACATTGGTTAtcgtataatttgatttttttatcatacaATATTTCTTTGAGATTGACACATAAAATTAGCGTTTATCTAAAGAAGTCATCGATATGTATTTATTAATGTGTATATCAATAACCATATGTATTGGATTGAGCAATAACTCAATCCTATAGTGGCCACATATTTCGATAGTCATTAATGTCATTTGTAATCCAATTAAAGATATCAACCCTTATACCCGGGAATGATGAATCTTCTATTTATTCACTATAGTCTTCATATACCTCTCAAAATAGCTAGTCACCATTGTTTCAATAATCTTTTTTCAAGGACTATATTGGGTTATATTAATCCATGTACAAAACAATTTAGTGATCTCAAATCGAAAGATTACATGTATCACTGTTTGTTAAAGGATATGTTCTATAGACATTGAGGTAATCATCTATATAAAATCCTTTTGGTGGGTTTGTCTGATAGACATATCTACACAATGTGTACCTATAAGTTACACCAAACTATCAACAAATAACTTTGATCTATCACCACTTTTCTGTGAGATTATTTAACACTATGAAAGTTATAATCACATTACATGTGCCAATAATAGGGTTAAGATCGAGATTATAGATGTTTTTAGTTTGCTCATTATATGTGAATATAAGATTCTCTTATTCTATTCTATTGATATGTATTGATTATTTCATCATGGTTCTACCCTCTTAAAGGTATTTATCTTGATTTACACATGCAGTTACAAATAACAAGTGTCATTAGAAGTTGAATAAATATAACTTAACCATGAACTTGTATCATTAAGAATATTGTCTTTAGAGCACCAAGTAACACTAATATCATCCCTAGCAAGGCCTTCTTCCCTCGAACAGGAATATCTCTCGGGTTATCGCTCTCCATTTTGGTCTACTCTGCCACTACTATCTCTGTTGGTCCTCCGTCTAAGCGAACATTTTCACTTCATCATTCATATGCCtatcaataaaaaatctttCATAAGCTAGTTCTTACGGCATAAACAAACTGTTCCACTCGACATATAATTTCCCTCTCGCCTGAAATTCGACAACTTGTTTTCATCATGTTGGAGGAGTGACAAGTAGATGAATACGCCAATGGTTTAGAGGCTTGAAGATCCCAAAGATCAATCCCAGCCATGGCGGACTGGGATTGTGAAGATTCCAATGTGCCATTTTAATAACTCAAGCTAATTCAAATCCTGATATGGCTCATTAATTATTGTGTATGTGTTAATCAATCAATTTCCTTTCAGTTTACTCCTTACAGTGTTTCCCCTTAATTTCCTATTTACACGCAGTACGTAGTTTTCTAATATGCACTTCTCTTGAACGTTGGTTGGCCTccaaattgttattttcaagATATGATATGCTATTAACAACTGATAGTTAATTGCTTATACAAATTCTCAAgcctttttataaaatttgatttcctGAATTAGACCcttcatataattataagaaGATCCTCCTTCTTCAACAGCCTTCTTTGCCAATTCCTTGAGACGACTCGCTTTCTTCCTCATCTCTAATGCTTCATCTTCATTATTCATGACTCCACGCACCGCCTTTTTGATCTTATATCTCTCTATCAAACGCGTTTCATCTGTTGCCCAAATCTTCCAAAACTCATTGCCTACGGGAACTCCAAATTTCATTGCTTGAGTTACCAGCTTCTCATTATAAAATTGTTCTGCAAAAACAGGCCAAGTGACCATTGGTACACCAGCACTCACCCCTTCCACGATAGAGTTCCATCCGCAGTGTGTCAAAAACCCTCCAATGGCTGGATGCTCAAGTATTAAAATCTGCGGTGCCCAGCCACTTATAATCAATCCTCTTTCGCTTACATTTTCTTGGAATCTCTCTGGTAACCAGAATTCACCATCTTTAGAATCTGAAACTTTTCCAAGAACCCAAACAAAGGAATGCCCTGACTCTTCAAGTGCACAAGCTATTTCTGTAATTTGAGCTTTGCTGAATCTTGTCAAGCTTCCGAAACAGATGTAGAGGACTGAATTGGGTTCCCTGGAATCAAGCCAACTCAGGCAGCTGTGTTTAGATACATAACTATTGCCCCctctttcaattttatcattgatATCTTTATTAAACATTGAGACAGGACCTAAAGGCCACGCCCTGATTTTGATATCTTTCGTAAAATGATCGATATAAGCTGCCTCCAATTCATAAAAGCTGTTAACCAACACCCCGAAACTGTCCCTCTCTGCCTTCTTGAGCTCTTCAAACAAAGAAGAGAATTCATTTTTGGTTTTAACAATATCCGGAAGCTGTGATCTTGTGAGTTTCACTTCGTCTGGCAAGCCTGGAACAACAAAATTTTCCGTTTCCGATTTGATATCCTCGTGAGGCTTGTATTTATCAATGTTATGTGAGACACAAAGATTAAAGAATCCACTGCCACTAAAAGCAAGCCTTGGAATGCCGAGTTCATTGGCAAGCTTAACTGTCCATGTGTAAAGATAGTCGGAGACAATACAATCAGGATGATTTTGACGAAAGCGATGTTCGAATTCCGGCTTCAGTAGTTCCAAAGCTCGAAAGAACAGTTTGTACATTTCTGGAGATGAAGCTTGGAACATATTTTCACAGCCTTCAGGGAGGCCAGCTTCTACAGAAGGGAAACGAAGGGTTTCGAGAGAAATTTTCCGACCCAATCGAACATCGCGAGCAATTGAATTCTGAAAAGGAAGAGCATTCTTGGTAGTAGTTAAAATGGTGACTCTGATGCCATTTGCAGCAAAGAGCCTGGCCATGTCTACCATTGGTATGATGTGGCCTGGTGCCATGTAAGGAAGGAACATTACATGGAGCTGATGATCTTGGGAAACCATTGCAGATTCTCAAAGAGATGAGGTGAAGAGAACAAGAATGTTTatatgtttaagtttttattttagcgtaattttatttttcaggaTTGCTTTCGTCTAAGAAATAGGGGAATAATTTGATAAACTTAAGACCCGGATTTTCCTATGCTTATAATAGAATTCAGAACCCAGAGGATTAGATAAGAGAAAACggcttctttttcttttgagaTAAATTGCCTCAttgcttttttttaaaaactttattggGATACATATGATTAGTCCAAATGGCATGTCACATGGTTTACCGCATTAAATCTATTTAGATTGATAAATATGTGTATTtacaatttcaataaaattatgtttatatatttttgatattttgaattaaaattaaactcacattcaatcatataatgatatattatctatatatctaaattatgtattaaaagtttgtataaataatttatcaaaaaataatattatgtgtacatatttttgatatatattttaagtatataaataatgtgtcattatatgattgagtattattttatctttaattcaaaatcatctaatcatataataaaacattatctgtatatctaaattatgtataaaaaatatatatacatagttttattatttattaaatcaacaGTCACATGGGATTGAGATACAAAATTGAAACGTAGCAGTATCTTGTTAGTATTTCCCTTATAAAGGGCAAAGAAATCTGCATTTATTGTGGCAATAGATTGTACCCAAAAAGCATAAAAGATATTGTTCTTTTACAAACTGGGTTTAGTAATTTTTCACACAAGTTttcatttctaaaatattttatttgaatgtttCATTTCTAAAACATTTCTAAAATAGATTGTACCCAAAAAGCATAAAAGATATTGCTTTTAGTGACTTTTATTTGTTGAAGGGattttaatcacaaatttcAAGGAGAGCTTGTACAACTGAGTATGATGCTTCGAGTGTTTCAGATACGAGGATGAACAAGTCTTTGGAAGAAATTAAGTACGTAAACAAAGAGTGTACATTTGAGAGTTAATTTCAACTTGTGCTTGATAATTAGTTTATTGCTACtggattaatttttattggatTTGGTCTTGTAGATATAGTAGACTATGTTGAGTTGCAGTCTCTCCATGCAAAAATTATTATGTGCACTTTATTTTTATGCAGTTATTTACTgttgaaaacaattaaataatatcaaatcgaATTCTGTAAATTAcagtaaatataatttagtttatctGGCTTCAAGTTTGCAACGAAACCTATTTGAATACAACGTAAGGTTTTGACATGAGTCATTTTCATAATCGCATTTGCCCCACGTATTGCATTCTTTTGGGAGATAGGAACCACTATTTTCTTGGTTTTTATGTGTGTGGAGAAGAAGTAGAGTAAAAAACCTCTTCTTTAAAATGTTACGTTGATTCCCATATGAGAGAAGACAGTTTTTGGACTATAAATAAAAGTCCAACTGTTAATAACTTTCGTACCAACTGTCCTTGGCAATTAAAGTAAACCAAATCGGGTTAACTTGTCATCGGTGGACTCAAACTCAATATTTACTTTTTTGTGTTTGTTGGTTGTGTGTGAAGTTTCATAAAATTCCGGCATAGACTAAGTTCAATACAAACTAGACAAACCAAACTcatatattaaacttttaagggacgtttggtttgagtaatattttattattaaaattaaacgattatcttaaaaatagattatctaaaatatcactagatataaataattattatatttgataaaaattgataagtataaataactattgtatttgattataaatgataaaaaatactagtatatcattttacttaaataactttaaacataattattctaaaatatttttcatattacttatattaattaaaaatgaagttgttttaagattactttagtaattagtaatattattatttcttatataacCTATCacattactaataataatagaagattactgaaattttttattatttataaatcaaacaaagtaataaaaatagtaaaatataaattatcaaaataatcattttatgcCATGGACCAAACCGCCCTCAAATGGTATTAAAACAAGTTCTGTGAAAGAGATGAGAAAGGCAAAATTCCAAAG includes:
- the LOC123226247 gene encoding scopoletin glucosyltransferase-like → MVSQDHQLHVMFLPYMAPGHIIPMVDMARLFAANGIRVTILTTTKNALPFQNSIARDVRLGRKISLETLRFPSVEAGLPEGCENMFQASSPEMYKLFFRALELLKPEFEHRFRQNHPDCIVSDYLYTWTVKLANELGIPRLAFSGSGFFNLCVSHNIDKYKPHEDIKSETENFVVPGLPDEVKLTRSQLPDIVKTKNEFSSLFEELKKAERDSFGVLVNSFYELEAAYIDHFTKDIKIRAWPLGPVSMFNKDINDKIERGGNSYVSKHSCLSWLDSREPNSVLYICFGSLTRFSKAQITEIACALEESGHSFVWVLGKVSDSKDGEFWLPERFQENVSERGLIISGWAPQILILEHPAIGGFLTHCGWNSIVEGVSAGVPMVTWPVFAEQFYNEKLVTQAMKFGVPVGNEFWKIWATDETRLIERYKIKKAVRGVMNNEDEALEMRKKASRLKELAKKAVEEGGSSYNYMKGLIQEIKFYKKA